The Natrinema sp. DC36 genome includes the window CTATCTCATCACATACCTGCTGATCGGGAACGAGGTACGCGAGGCCAGCGAGGATATCGCCACCTGGAAGGGGGTCGCTTGGTACTTCTACGAGGCCCACATGGTCGATATCGAGGCCAGCGGACAGGCTGGCCCGTTCAGCGGGACGGATATCCTCAACCTCATCGCCGAGTCGAGTAGTTCGAGCGCCGACCTGTTGTACGTGCTTCCCCCGCTCGCGTTGTTCGGAGTCGGTGCGTTCCTGGCCGTGCGGTGGAACGTTACTGCTCTCGACGAGGCCGTCATCGCCGGTGCACCGGTGACCATCGGGTACGCCGTGATTATGGGCCTCGGTGCGGTCGTCGCCGAAACCAACATCGAAGCGTCCGCGTTCGGGATCGAAGCCACCGGCTCGATCGGGCCGGCACTCCTGCCCGCGATCGTGCTCGGCGGCATACTGTACCCGCTGATATTCGCCACCGCGGGGGCTGCGATCGCCGCTGCCGTCAATACGCGATAGACACCGCGCTGTGAGGGAGACACGAAGTGCCACGAGAGAGGTTCGATGGCGACTGGATTGCGACTCGAAGGAAACGCCTTTGACCCGGCACTCCCCCTTACCGTGTGATGGAGGTCGCCGAGGTTCTCCCCGAATTCGCCGACGCTTTCGCCTTCGAGGAGTTCAACCGGATGCAACGCGAGGCACTGCCCGCACTGCTCGAGTCCGAGGAGAACGTGGTCGCGAGCGCGCCCACGGCCTCGGGGAAGACGGCGCTCGCGGAACTGGCGATCTGTAAAGCGCTCGCCGACGGCGGCACGGCGCTGTTTATCGCTCCGATGCGAGCGCTGACCAACGAGAAGGAAGACGACTGGGACCGGTTCGAGGACCTCGATTACTCGGTGTACGTCGTCACCGGCGAGCGCGACCTGAACCCCCGCCGCGCGCGCCGGGCGGACATCCTCGTGATGACCCCCGAGAAACTCGACTCGGCGACCCGCAAACACGATTCACGACGCTACGATTTCGTCACCGATATCGACGTCTGCGTCATCGACGAGGTGCACCTGCTGGACGCGGATCGGCGGGGCTCCGTGCTCGAGGTGACGATTTCCCGGCTCCGGCGGCTCTGCGAACCCCGAATCGTCGCGCTGTCGGCAACGATGCCGAACATCGACGACGTGGCGGCGTGGCTCGACGCGCCCGAGGAGACGACCTTCGAGTTCGGCGAGGAGTACCGACCCGTCGACCTCAACGCGGGCGTCAAGACCTACACCCACGGCGACAACTCCTTCGCGGACAAGTACCGCCGCCTGTATCGAGCGCTCGACCTCGCGGAACCCCACCTCCGGGAGGACGGCCAGTCGCTCGTCTTCGTCTCCTCCCGGCAAGACACCGTTCAGGCCGCGAAGAAGGCCAGAGACGAGATCGCCGAGCGAGATATTCCGATGGGGGCTCGCGGCGACTACGACTTTCACACCGAATCGAAGGACCTCGAGAACGACACGCTCCGCAAGTCGGCGCTCGACGGGGTGGCCTTCCACCACGCCGGCCTCTCGAAGAACGACCGGGACCTCGTCGAGGAGTGGTTCAAGCAGGGCCACATCGAACTCCTCTTTTCCACCTCGACGCTGGCCTGGGGCGTCAACCTGCCCGCCCGCTGCGTCGTAATTCGGGACACGAAACTGCACGACCCCCTCGAGGGCGAGGTCGACATGAGCCCGCTAGACGTGCTCCAGATGCTCGGTCGCGCCGGGCGGCCGGGGTACGACGACATCGGCTACGGGTGGGTGGTCTGCGATACGGCCGAGGCCGACAAGTACCGCCGGCTGCTCCGCGACGGGAAGGAGATCGAGTCCCGACTGGCCGAGAGCCTGGAGACCCACCTCAACGCCGAGATCGCGATGGGGACCATCACCGATCTCGAGGACGTGATGGACTGGCTCGAGACGACGTTTTACTACGTCCGCGGCCAGTCAAAACCCGACGACTACGACTTCCCCAATCTCCGCCAGCGGGTGCGAGACTGTCTCGAGGGGCTGGTCGATCGGGGTTTCGTCGAGACCGGCGAGGACCTCTCGATCGAGGCGACGGCACGGGGCGTGTTGACCTCGAAGTACTACCTCAGACTCGATACGGCGGCCCGCTTCGCGGCGCTGTGCGATCGCGTCGGGAGCGAGGGGGACGACGAACTCGAGGCGAGCGACATCCTCGCGACGGTCGCGACCGCCGAGGAGTTCGACTCGGTGTCGGCCCGACAGGACGAACGCGACGCGGTCAACGCGGTGCTCGTGGGCGAGGACACGGAGGAACTCGACGCGGGCGAGCGGAAGGTACTCGCGATCCTCCGCGGAGCTGCCAGCGGGTCCACGCCCGCGGAACTCCGCAGCGACGCGTGGGTGATTCGACAAAACGCCACGCGGCTCCTCTCGGCGCTCGGGGCGTTCCTCGATCGCTTCGTCGGGCCCCACGCCGCGAACCTCGCGCGACAGGTCGAGGCCCGCATCGAAAACGGCGTCGCGGAGGACGCCGTCGGGCTGACCGCCATCGACGGCGTCGGCCCGGGTCGCGCGAGCAAACTGGCGAAAGAGGGGCTGTCGACGCCCGGCGACATCATCGATGCGGGCGTCGGAGGGCTCGTCGACGCCGGGCTCTCTGAGGGCGTCGCCGAGCGCGTCTACGAGGGCGCCCAGTCGCTCCCCGCGGTCGAAATCGAGTGGGGGCAGTTCCCCGACAGCGTCGCGACGGGCGAAAACGAGGTCTGCGAGGTTACGGTGCGAAACGTCGGCGAACCGGCCCGCGCCGGTATCCGGGTGATGGTCAATGACGTGGAGATGACGAGTACGAACCTCTACCTGCGTAACGAGGAGACCGTTCCCGTCGGCGTCTTCGGTGCCGACGCCGAGGAACTCGAGTTCACCGTCAGCGTCGCCTTCCCCGAGACGCCGCTGATTCCGATCGAATCGAGTCGGACGGTCGACGTTCGATAGCTGGGTGCGATCGACGGCCGATAGAGAGGTGGTCGACACCGCTACTCCCGCTCGGCCAGTTCGATGCTGTTACTCGCGATCCGCCAGTTCGAGGACGCGCTCTCGCAGTTCAGCGGGCGAATCGACGATCTGATCGGCCGGCGACCGATCGATGTCGCCGTGGGCGGCGATCCGGTACGCGATTACGCACGTCCCGGCTCGAGCGGCCGCCTCGATCCCGTTCGCCGAGTCTTCGACGACGATGCACGCGTCGGCCGGGGCACCGATTTCGTCCGCCGCATATTCGAAGACGTCGGGAGCCGGCTTGCTCGCGGCGTCGATATCGTCGGCGCTGATCACGCGGTCGAACGACCCCTCGAGGTCGAACTCCTCGAGGACCATGCCGATCCAGTCGTGTGGCGACGACGAAACGAGCGCCGTGGGGACGCCGCGGTCGTCCAGTTCGGCGAGGAGGTCGTGCAGACCGTCGAGCGCTTCGGCGCGCTCGGTGTAGATCTCCTCGGCTGCCTCGTTGAACCGCCGGACGAACTCCTCGCGGGAGAGAGCGGTTCCGTACTCCGCCTCGAGATAGTCGTAGATCTCGCGGAAGTTCATCCCGCTCGTCTCGGCGAGGTCGACGTTCTCGTCGGGGACAGCCGCGGGGAAAAGTTCCTCGCGTTCGAAATCGACCCAGTAGTCTTCGCTGTTGACGAGCACCCCGTCCATATCGAAGAGCACAGCAGTCATGTATGCCGGGCTATTCGATCCCCGCGTATAGCCGTTTGGCAGGCAGCAGGGGGCGTGACGGGAGCGGGACGGGAGCGGGACAGAGCCGTTCGAACAGATCGGATCCCGCTCCTCCGAACGCGTTCCTCGGCACCCGATTGACGGATCGGCGGCCGACGCGCTTGAGTGCTACTCGTAGTAATCCAGTCGTTCCACCACGTCGGCGAACGCGACGTTTTCCTGTACCTGGGTGATTTCGATCCGCACCCGCTCTCCCTTGTCCGTCCCGGAAACGATGACGACGAATCCGCGCTCGACGCGCGTGATGCCGTCTCCCTGATCGCCGACGTCCTCGATCTCCACCGTCCGGGTTTCGCCCGCTTCGACGGGCGGTTCCAGCGAGCCGTGTGTTTGGGACGATCGCCGGTCCGCCGTCGCCATCGCGTTTCGCTCCGTCTCCGCTGTGGGCTCCTGTTGTCCCTCGTCGTTCGAATCCGTCGAGGGAGACAACACGGCGACTCGGTACGGCCGTCCCTCCTCTACATCGCCGAGTTGGAGTTCTCGTTTGGGAACCTCGACGACGTACGATTCGTCTCGCTCCTCTACTTGTCCGGAAAACAGACAGAGAAGTTGATCGGATATCTTCATTGGATGTCCTTGTCCCATAGGAACAGTCATGTTCCCTTGAGTCTACTGAATACGTCGACTCGGTGTCCGGTCGCTCGAGCCCGTCCGATGGTCCCGCCTTTTCCCCGCAATCCTGCTCGCAACGAGCGGAACCACGTCCCGTTCCGGAATCGCGTTACGCGGTCGGCACGCTCGAGACGGGAGTGCGTCAGTCGACGACCTCGCCGCGGCGCTCGTGTTCCATCTCCGTTTCGACCGCCGCGGCGATCTCCGCGCCGAACTCGCGCTCGAGGAGCCACAGCGCCAGATCGATCCCCGCGGTCACGCCCCCGGCGGTGAGCACGTCGCCGTCGTCCACGACGCGCGCGTCGACTACCTCCCCAGCGGCGGCCCTGAGGTCCTCGATCGCGACCCGATGAGTGGTCGCGGGCCGGCCCTCGAGCAGGCCCGCTTCGGCCAGCACCATCGCGCCGGTACAGATCGAGGCGACGGTCGCGCCGGCGGTGGCGCGCTCGGCGACCGCCGCGGGCAGGCGCTCGTCCTCGACGGCGGCCCGGACGCCGCTGTCCGCGGTCGTCCACCCGCCGCCGGGGACGAGCAGGAGATCCGGTCGGCCGATCGTTCCGTCCGGCTCGACGCGAAGGCCGTGACTCGCCGTCACGAGATCCGTTTCCGCGAGCGCGACCAGTCGCGTCTCGATCGACGCACCGGCCTGGGTACCGTTCTGCAACACTTCGTAGGGACCGATCGCGTCGAGTTCGTCGAAGCCCTCGAACAGGACGATTTCGGCAGTCAGGTCGACCATACGTGAGCGTCGCTCGCACCGGAGAAACCCGTTTCGTCCGTGCTAGATAGTGACTCGAAAGGGCGGCCCTCGAGTCGTATCGCCGACGCGCCGGCGCATCGGCCCACCGGATTCATCGGG containing:
- a CDS encoding DJ-1/PfpI family protein, with the translated sequence MVDLTAEIVLFEGFDELDAIGPYEVLQNGTQAGASIETRLVALAETDLVTASHGLRVEPDGTIGRPDLLLVPGGGWTTADSGVRAAVEDERLPAAVAERATAGATVASICTGAMVLAEAGLLEGRPATTHRVAIEDLRAAAGEVVDARVVDDGDVLTAGGVTAGIDLALWLLEREFGAEIAAAVETEMEHERRGEVVD
- a CDS encoding DEAD/DEAH box helicase; amino-acid sequence: MEVAEVLPEFADAFAFEEFNRMQREALPALLESEENVVASAPTASGKTALAELAICKALADGGTALFIAPMRALTNEKEDDWDRFEDLDYSVYVVTGERDLNPRRARRADILVMTPEKLDSATRKHDSRRYDFVTDIDVCVIDEVHLLDADRRGSVLEVTISRLRRLCEPRIVALSATMPNIDDVAAWLDAPEETTFEFGEEYRPVDLNAGVKTYTHGDNSFADKYRRLYRALDLAEPHLREDGQSLVFVSSRQDTVQAAKKARDEIAERDIPMGARGDYDFHTESKDLENDTLRKSALDGVAFHHAGLSKNDRDLVEEWFKQGHIELLFSTSTLAWGVNLPARCVVIRDTKLHDPLEGEVDMSPLDVLQMLGRAGRPGYDDIGYGWVVCDTAEADKYRRLLRDGKEIESRLAESLETHLNAEIAMGTITDLEDVMDWLETTFYYVRGQSKPDDYDFPNLRQRVRDCLEGLVDRGFVETGEDLSIEATARGVLTSKYYLRLDTAARFAALCDRVGSEGDDELEASDILATVATAEEFDSVSARQDERDAVNAVLVGEDTEELDAGERKVLAILRGAASGSTPAELRSDAWVIRQNATRLLSALGAFLDRFVGPHAANLARQVEARIENGVAEDAVGLTAIDGVGPGRASKLAKEGLSTPGDIIDAGVGGLVDAGLSEGVAERVYEGAQSLPAVEIEWGQFPDSVATGENEVCEVTVRNVGEPARAGIRVMVNDVEMTSTNLYLRNEETVPVGVFGADAEELEFTVSVAFPETPLIPIESSRTVDVR
- a CDS encoding TRAM domain-containing protein, whose protein sequence is MKISDQLLCLFSGQVEERDESYVVEVPKRELQLGDVEEGRPYRVAVLSPSTDSNDEGQQEPTAETERNAMATADRRSSQTHGSLEPPVEAGETRTVEIEDVGDQGDGITRVERGFVVIVSGTDKGERVRIEITQVQENVAFADVVERLDYYE
- a CDS encoding HAD family phosphatase yields the protein MTAVLFDMDGVLVNSEDYWVDFEREELFPAAVPDENVDLAETSGMNFREIYDYLEAEYGTALSREEFVRRFNEAAEEIYTERAEALDGLHDLLAELDDRGVPTALVSSSPHDWIGMVLEEFDLEGSFDRVISADDIDAASKPAPDVFEYAADEIGAPADACIVVEDSANGIEAAARAGTCVIAYRIAAHGDIDRSPADQIVDSPAELRERVLELADRE